A stretch of Campylobacter showae DNA encodes these proteins:
- a CDS encoding tetratricopeptide repeat protein, with product MKKTVITLCAFAITAAFGLSNEDYDKFIVLDDSGKYKEALAFIKPKADSGDARAVTLVGYLYEVRMSNIGEGVKWYKKAMGLNDSLAHSNMARIYYRMTDYKLAAQTLEKASKLGDTGADATLGNMYLNGIHFKKDYKKALVYIQIGNMYLNGIHFKKDYKKALVYIQKGVADDDPQALTDLAICYENSYGVARDMDKAIEFYKRGAAQGNEYAKRALERLQ from the coding sequence ATGAAAAAGACGGTAATAACACTATGCGCGTTTGCGATCACTGCGGCGTTTGGGCTCTCTAACGAGGATTACGATAAATTTATAGTGCTAGATGATAGCGGAAAATACAAAGAAGCGTTGGCATTTATCAAGCCAAAGGCCGATAGCGGCGATGCTAGAGCCGTCACGCTCGTAGGCTACCTATACGAGGTGAGGATGTCTAACATCGGCGAAGGCGTAAAGTGGTACAAAAAAGCCATGGGACTAAATGATTCGCTCGCTCACTCGAATATGGCGCGGATCTATTACCGCATGACGGACTATAAACTAGCCGCGCAGACCCTTGAAAAGGCAAGCAAACTAGGCGACACGGGCGCGGACGCAACGCTAGGAAATATGTATCTAAACGGAATACACTTTAAAAAAGACTATAAAAAAGCGCTCGTCTACATCCAAATAGGAAATATGTATCTAAACGGAATACACTTTAAAAAAGACTATAAAAAAGCGCTCGTCTACATCCAAAAAGGCGTTGCCGATGACGATCCTCAGGCTCTAACCGATCTAGCTATATGCTACGAGAACAGCTACGGCGTCGCAAGGGATATGGATAAAGCCATAGAGTTCTACAAACGCGGAGCGGCGCAAGGTAACGAATACGCCAAAAGAGCGCTAGAGAGGTTGCAGTAG